The Falco naumanni isolate bFalNau1 chromosome 1, bFalNau1.pat, whole genome shotgun sequence genome window below encodes:
- the SRRM3 gene encoding LOW QUALITY PROTEIN: serine/arginine repetitive matrix protein 3 (The sequence of the model RefSeq protein was modified relative to this genomic sequence to represent the inferred CDS: deleted 1 base in 1 codon), whose product MALYNNGADVPSPQEASNGFSQPSASGTWHKGEEEVRLVEPSLVKKAHREILDHERKRRVELKCMELQEMMEEQGYSEEEIRQKVGTFRQMLMEKEGVLTREDQHGRQIVIENHHGMDGEEYAVEYPNYGEGCLLQCDCSAECYREDSSHREYRLKRRSSSSTSPPPKKKKKKKSGHRRSRKKRKPGSERSCDSSSPIRKEKKKKTGKKHRRDRSESGSRKKRRHRSRSPKNKRKEKNKERKRSRSESPAWRSHRRSSCSSHSASLSSDDSGSKSPSRLSPKRRQDGPKGSSARSSRSPSSPSPRRSASPHQNGHKGSAQNGRHSHGAPLPEPSDRPASASPSPRAHGRTEPPSPRARGGRHGVRSPRSPTPERAKHGHRHRSRSASPPPRHRGQSKGRPPVPRDPPPPTLSPAGYSSDSEGSAGSHPYDPPLGPDRNHGAHAKKVKERHHRGRPNSSSESSAKHSRHASERRKSPSPSPGQRSSSWSSSGSLSKSRSRSREKRAGRSRSRSPSPKKPASREKDNEPRTRHGDPDPTRARRRSRSYSPIRKRRRDSPSFMEPRRITSARKRPIPYYRPSPSSSSSLSTYSYSRSRSRSYDSYSTSRSRSRTRSPPSRSRSPSRSPSYNSHSSSESAGF is encoded by the exons ATGGCTCTCTACAACAACGGGGCCGATGTGCCTTCCCCTCAGGAAGCCTCCAATGGCTTCTCACAGCCCAGCGCCTCGGGTACGTGGCACAAGGGCGAGGAGGAGGTGCGTCTGGTGGAGCCCAGCTTGGTGAAGAAGGCTCACCGGGAAATCCTGGACCACGAGCGCAAGCGGCGGGTGGAGTTGAAGTGCATGGAGCTGCAGGAGATGATGGAGGAGCAGGG GTACTCCGAAGAGGAGATCCGGCAGAAAGTGGGGACCTTTCGGCAAATGCTGATGGAGAAGGAAGGTGTGCTCACCAGGGAGGATCAGCATGGGCGCCAAAT CGTGATAGAAAACCACCACGGGATGGATGGGGAGGAGTACGCGGTGGAGTACCCCAACTATGGCgagggctgcctgctgcagtgcGACTGCTCGGCTGAGTGCTACCGTGAGGACAGCAGCCACCGCGAGTACAG GCTGAAAAGACGCTCAAGCAGCTCCACCTCTCCTCCacccaagaagaaaaagaaaaagaaatcgGGTCACCGCCGGAGCCG CAAAAAGAGGAAACCTGGCTCGGAGCGCAG ctgtGACAGCTCTTCACCCATCcgcaaggaaaagaaaaagaagactggaaagaaacacagacGTGACAG GTCTGAGTCGGGGTCACGGAAGAAGAGAAGACACAG GTCCCGAAGCCCCAAGAACAAAcggaaggagaaaaacaaagagcgCAAGAG GTCCCGCAGCGAGTCCCCAGCTTGGCGCTCACACCGgcgcagctcctgcagctcccacagcGCCTCGCTCTCCTCTGACGACAGCGGCTCCAAATCCCCCAGCAG GCTGAGCCCCAAGCGCCGGCAGGACGGCCCCAAGGGCAGCAGCGCCCGCTCCAGCCGCAGCCCGTCCTCCCCCTCGCCCCGCCGCTCGGCCTCGCCACACCAGAACGGGCACAAGGGCAGCGCCCAGAACGGCCGCCACAGCCACGGTGCCCCGCTGCCGGAGCCCTCGGAT AGGCCGGCCTCGGCGTCCCCCTCTCCACGGGCTCATGGCAGGACGGAGCCGCCATCCCCCCGTGCCCGGGGGGGACGACACGGTGTCCGTAGCCCCCGGTCGCCCACACCGGAGCGGGCCAAGCATGGCCACCGGCATCGCTCCCGCAGCGCCTCACCGCCGCCCCGCCACCGCGGCCAGAGCAAGGGACGGCCACCGGtcccccgggaccccccgccGCCGACGCTCAGCCCTGCCGGCTACAGCAGCGACTCAGAGGGCTCGGCAGGCTCCCACCCCTACGACCCACCGCTTGGCCCCGACAGGAACCATGGCGCCCATGCCAAGAA GGTGAAGGAGAGGCACCACCGGGGCCGGCCCAACAGCAGCTCGGAGTCATCAGCCAAGCACTCCCGGCACGCCTCGGAGCGGCGGAAGAGCCCATcgcccagccctggccagcgcagcagctcctggagctCCAGCGGCTCCCTCTCCAAatcccgctcccgctcccgggAGAAAAGAGCAGGACGCAGCCGCTCCCGCTCACcctcaccaaaaaaacctgccagcag AGAGAAGGACAACGAGCCCCGAACACGCCACGGTGACCCCGATCCCACCCGTGCCCGGCGCCGCTCCAGGAGCTACTCCCCCATCAGGAAGAGGAGACGTGACTCCCCCAGCTTCATGGAGCCCAGGAGGATCACCAG CGCTCGCAAGCGTCCCATCCCCTACTACCGCCCCAGCCCCTCGTCCTCCAGCTCACTGAGCACCTACTCCTACAGCCGCAGCCGCAGCCGCAGCTACGACAGCTACAGCACCAGCCGCAGCCGCAGCCGGACTcgcagc ccccccagccgctcccgcagccccagccgcagccccagctacaacagccacagcagctcGGAGAGCGCTGGCTtctga
- the HSPB1 gene encoding heat shock protein beta-1, which translates to MAERRVPFTFLRSPSWEPFHDWCRGSRLFDQSFGMPHIPEDWYKWPSGSAWPGYFRLLPRESALLPSPGSPYGQALSRQLSSGISEIRQTADSWKVTLDVNHFAPEELVVKTKDNIVEITGKHEEKQDEHGFISRCFTRKYTLPPGVEATAVRSSLSPDGMLTVEAPLPKPAIQSAEITIPVTVESQAKEPAKK; encoded by the exons ATGGCCGAGCGCCGCGTCCCCTTCACCTTCCTGCGCAGCCCCAGCTGGGAGCCCTTCCATGACTGGTGCCGTGGCAGCCGCCTCTTCGACCAGTCCTTTGGGATGCCCCATATCCCCGAGGATTGGTACAAGTGGCCGAGCGGCAGCGCCTGGCCGGGATATTTCCGTCTGCTCCCCCGGGAAAGCGCGCTGCTGCCGTCCCCCGGCTCGCCCTACGGGCAGGCGCTGAGCCGCCAGCTCAGCAGCGGCATCTCCGAGATCCGCCAGACCGCCGACAGTTGGAAAGTCACCTTGGATGTCAACCACTTCGCACCCGAGGAGCTGGTCGTCAAGACCAAGGATAATATCGTGGAGATAACTG GCAAACACGAGGAGAAGCAGGATGAGCATGGCTTCATCTCCAGGTGCTTCACCCGAAAATACAC cctccccccCGGCGTTGAAGCCACAGCCGTGCGGTCCTCGCTGTCGCCCGATGGCATGCTCACGGTGGAGGCCCCCCTGCCCAAGCCGGCCATCCAGTCTGCCGAAATCACCATCCCCGTCACTGTCGAGAGCCAAGCCAAGGAGCCGGCCAAGAAGTAG